From a single Nicotiana tomentosiformis chromosome 2, ASM39032v3, whole genome shotgun sequence genomic region:
- the LOC104086017 gene encoding uncharacterized protein has translation MALKYKREDPMTEISWWYNKEAYLMTYRAKLMPVRGEKFGKVLPEHAMEPPPLAKTVGRPKVKRNREKDEANRRQGEWAASRRGTIMTCIICSELDHNSRTCKVGAEGNVEDVSCSTPQPTQEGEHESEFVFMPTPRVPRHQTEPFGDGSEHESDPTLMTKIISEDQTRLLMRQNQLMSTGTRVISLRGDHTGVSYPTDLPYTPTKFTCKGKDAVTENQLEVARQKKVGKLILVVVGSCRSLTLLLDIFFQQPKLVSLSWLLKIEMLVFVN, from the exons ATGGCACTAAAATACAAGAGAGAGGATCCAATGACTGAAATTAGTTGGTGGTACAACAAAGAAGCTTACCTAATGACATATAGGGCCAAGTTGATGCCTGTTAGAGGTGAAAAGTTCGGGAAAGTATTACCAGAacatgctatggaaccacctcCACTTGCCAAAACTGTTGGAAGGCCAAAAGTCAAAAGAAATAGGGAGAAAGATGAGGCTAACAGGAGACAAGGAGAGTGGGCTGCATCAAGAAGGGGAACTATAATGACATGCATCATTTGTAGTGAACTGGACCACAATTCAAGGACATGCAAG gTTGGTGCTGAAGGAAATGTTGAGGATGTTAGTTGTTCAACCCCTCAACCAACACAAGAAGGTGAACATGAAAGTGAATTTGTATTCATGCCTACACCTAGAGTACCAAGACACCAAACAGAACCCTTCGGTGATGGTAGCGAGCATGAAAGTGACCCTACTTTAATGACTAAGATTATTTCTGAAGATCAAACAAGATTGTTGATGAGGCAGAATCAATTGATGTCAACTGGGACAAGAGTGATCTCTTTAAGAGGAGATCATACTGGTGTCAGTTATCCCACTGATCTTCCTTACACACCTACTAAGTTCACTTGCAAAGGTAAAGACGCAGTAACTGAAAATCAATTGGAAGTGGCAAGACAAAAGAAAGTGGGAAAGTTGATCTTAGTTGTTGTAGGTAGTTGCAGGTCTTTAACTTTGTTGCTAGATATTTTTTTCCAACAACCAAAGCTGGTCAGTTTATCTTGGTTGTTGAAAATTGAAATGTTGGTTTTTGTCAATTAA